One genomic window of Boudabousia tangfeifanii includes the following:
- a CDS encoding homoserine dehydrogenase yields MRIGLLGHGVVGQGVRKIIDAHQTSATAAMSVVRILVRDQSEITDERITTDPEEFFTTDMDVVVECMGGVDKPFEFVSRALSAGMGVVSSNKKLLAHKYDELQALATQRQVPLAFEAAIGGGIPWLHNLALTAQVDEVESFRGIFNGTTNYILDEMFTHGQNFDDALRGAQERGYAEADPSDDIDGHDVKYKTVLTANRIWGVSVPLEQVPALGLRHVDGRDAKWAAAHGKTIKLLGMARATNQGVMAGAMPVMLPANHLLAGIHQNFNCAMVNSNNFGEAAYYGQGAGMLPTAFAVVSDLVSVQALMVQDSFALAAPGRTVVAPMWQEAWGQNASPLSREVASVDQLVSSPAQSLEVAPMDQSALQGKYYLRPENSEDFDLLWDLVEFTRPEKLENGAILTGGVHLPLLMNSLRRAGFTTGVVGDISTLVCEVEDSSAKMVADRGLFLALVDSGLNE; encoded by the coding sequence ATGAGAATCGGTCTACTAGGACACGGTGTGGTCGGCCAAGGGGTACGTAAAATTATTGACGCCCATCAGACTTCTGCCACTGCCGCAATGTCAGTGGTTCGTATTTTGGTTCGCGACCAGTCCGAGATTACTGACGAACGCATCACCACTGACCCTGAGGAATTTTTCACCACCGACATGGACGTCGTGGTCGAATGCATGGGCGGGGTTGATAAGCCTTTTGAGTTTGTTTCACGCGCATTGTCGGCGGGCATGGGGGTGGTTTCCTCCAATAAGAAGTTGTTAGCACACAAGTACGACGAGCTTCAGGCTTTAGCCACACAGCGCCAGGTACCTTTGGCTTTTGAGGCGGCCATTGGCGGCGGTATTCCGTGGCTACACAATCTGGCTTTGACGGCGCAGGTTGATGAGGTGGAGTCTTTCCGCGGCATTTTCAATGGCACCACCAACTACATTTTGGATGAAATGTTCACGCATGGTCAGAACTTCGACGACGCGTTGCGTGGCGCCCAAGAACGTGGCTATGCCGAGGCCGACCCATCCGACGACATCGACGGCCACGACGTCAAGTACAAAACTGTGTTGACTGCCAACCGAATCTGGGGCGTTTCGGTGCCTTTAGAGCAAGTGCCGGCTTTGGGTTTACGCCATGTTGATGGGCGCGACGCTAAGTGGGCAGCCGCTCACGGTAAGACCATTAAGTTGTTGGGCATGGCTCGAGCCACGAATCAGGGTGTGATGGCTGGCGCGATGCCAGTAATGTTGCCGGCAAACCACTTGCTTGCTGGGATTCACCAGAACTTTAATTGCGCCATGGTGAACTCGAATAACTTTGGCGAGGCTGCCTACTATGGTCAAGGGGCGGGAATGCTTCCAACCGCTTTTGCCGTGGTTTCGGATTTGGTTTCCGTGCAAGCTTTGATGGTCCAAGACTCTTTTGCTTTAGCTGCTCCGGGGCGCACTGTGGTTGCCCCCATGTGGCAAGAGGCTTGGGGGCAGAATGCCTCCCCGCTGTCTCGCGAAGTAGCCAGCGTTGATCAATTAGTTTCGTCTCCAGCCCAGTCTTTGGAAGTAGCTCCAATGGATCAGTCGGCGCTGCAAGGAAAGTACTATTTGCGGCCCGAAAATTCTGAAGACTTTGACCTTTTGTGGGACTTGGTTGAGTTCACCCGACCGGAAAAACTGGAAAACGGGGCAATTTTGACTGGCGGAGTTCATTTGCCACTCTTAATGAACTCTTTGCGTCGGGCAGGTTTCACTACTGGTGTGGTTGGCGACATTAGTACATTGGTATGCGAGGTGGAGGATTCCTCCGCTAAGATGGTGGCCGATAGGGGCTTGTTCCTAGCACTAGTAGATTCTGGACTAAACGAATGA
- the thrC gene encoding threonine synthase has product MIAENFVSTRGQAPAVTAKTAIVQGLAADGGLFVPAQLPTNQFSPDQFVGQSYQDIARTILGTVFPDFTEAELAAAVTGAYGPKWDTDEITPLTALGQQHLLELYHGPTSAFKDVALTILPHLLKTAYASSGSQKTVYILTATSGDTGKAALEGFKDVPDTFVTVFYPSEGVSAVQQRQMQTTTGNNVEVVGLQGNFDDCQRLVKDCYEDAELIGAFPGVQFSSANSINVGRLFPQVVYYFKAYADLVVREVVRAGEAVNFAVPTGNFGNILAGYFAKQLGCPIGQLICASNQNNVLTEFLRTGRYDANRPFYTTMSPSMDILVSSNLERLLYLASDGDAELVAGLMKQLAEDGTYQISPELLAKLQETFVAYDCSEAQCADAIKQAWEEHGRLIDPHTAVGWHAALAHEAEGGRAAQEAQTGKGVRSANVTQGDETRDAQAAPQARPATPPTVVLSTASPYKFAADVLAAIAPAGEPANTEIPAADLPAAQAFAALSALEKLTGEAIPPNLAETEKLPILHQRQLPKDAGRQVVTERLEVLNAAH; this is encoded by the coding sequence ATGATAGCTGAAAACTTTGTTAGTACACGAGGACAAGCGCCTGCGGTGACTGCAAAAACCGCCATTGTGCAAGGCCTAGCAGCCGACGGGGGACTTTTTGTTCCCGCCCAGCTACCCACCAACCAGTTTTCACCCGATCAGTTTGTCGGCCAAAGCTATCAAGATATTGCTCGCACCATTTTGGGAACCGTTTTTCCTGATTTCACCGAGGCCGAGCTTGCTGCAGCAGTGACCGGCGCGTACGGCCCCAAATGGGACACCGACGAGATTACCCCGCTGACCGCCCTCGGCCAGCAACATTTGCTAGAGCTGTACCACGGTCCCACTTCCGCCTTTAAAGACGTGGCCTTGACGATTTTGCCGCACCTGCTAAAAACGGCGTACGCGTCCTCGGGCAGCCAAAAAACCGTGTACATTTTGACGGCCACCAGCGGTGACACCGGCAAGGCCGCCCTAGAAGGTTTCAAGGACGTGCCCGACACTTTCGTTACCGTTTTCTACCCCTCCGAGGGCGTTTCGGCAGTCCAACAACGACAAATGCAAACCACCACCGGCAATAACGTGGAAGTGGTGGGGTTGCAGGGCAACTTCGATGACTGCCAGCGACTCGTGAAGGATTGCTACGAGGACGCCGAACTGATTGGTGCTTTCCCTGGCGTGCAGTTCTCTTCGGCAAACTCGATCAATGTCGGACGACTCTTCCCGCAGGTGGTTTACTACTTCAAGGCCTATGCGGATCTGGTGGTTCGCGAAGTAGTGCGCGCCGGCGAAGCAGTCAATTTTGCCGTGCCTACCGGCAACTTCGGCAATATTTTGGCCGGATACTTTGCCAAGCAACTCGGCTGTCCGATTGGCCAGTTGATTTGCGCCTCGAACCAAAACAATGTGCTCACCGAGTTCTTGCGCACCGGCCGCTACGACGCCAACCGCCCTTTCTACACCACCATGTCGCCTTCCATGGACATTTTGGTTTCTTCCAATTTGGAGCGTTTGCTTTACCTCGCCTCCGATGGGGACGCCGAACTAGTTGCCGGCTTAATGAAGCAGTTGGCCGAGGACGGTACCTACCAGATCAGTCCCGAACTGCTCGCGAAATTGCAAGAAACTTTTGTGGCTTATGACTGCAGTGAGGCCCAGTGTGCTGACGCGATTAAACAGGCGTGGGAGGAACATGGTCGCTTGATTGACCCGCACACCGCGGTAGGCTGGCACGCCGCTTTGGCTCACGAGGCCGAAGGAGGGCGGGCCGCCCAAGAAGCCCAAACCGGCAAGGGGGTGCGAAGTGCTAATGTGACCCAGGGGGATGAAACCCGTGACGCCCAAGCTGCGCCGCAAGCCCGTCCGGCTACACCACCGACGGTAGTGCTTTCTACCGCCTCGCCATACAAGTTTGCCGCCGACGTACTGGCCGCGATCGCACCAGCCGGGGAACCGGCCAATACGGAAATCCCCGCGGCAGATCTTCCGGCCGCGCAGGCTTTCGCCGCGCTATCCGCCCTCGAAAAGCTGACCGGCGAAGCCATTCCACCGAACCTAGCCGAAACTGAAAAACTGCCGATTTTGCACCAGCGACAATTACCGAAGGACGCCGGTCGCCAGGTGGTCACCGAACGCTTGGAGGTGCTCAATGCTGCGCATTAA
- a CDS encoding aspartate kinase: MIKVVKFGGSSVASAKQFEKIKGIIEADPTRQLIVSSACGKTAKEDHKVTDLLYLTHAHLQYGVPADHIFDQIVAKYERIKTNLGLDLDLTDQFAQIQAQMAAGCTVDYLVSRGEYLTSMLLAEYLGAEFVDAREVIAFDYSGEVNMEKSATQFAARVPKGKRVVIPGFYGALPNGSIRIMTRGGSDVSGAILAALSGADVYENWTDVSGILVTDPRIVDNPKRVDYITYAELRELSYMGANVLHDETILPLADQQIPINIRNTNDPDNPGTMIMKDCSEQDEKNAPDYITGISGKKGFSLITCAKVHMSSEVGAVRKVLTVFERYGVSIELVPAGVDNITVVVETKQIEDHRYEIIAELKEELRLDSIRVMDNVALIAIVGRGMSQKPGISGKFFAEFGAHDINIRIINQSADEVDIIVGVDNTDFEKAISCIYDRFVLRADD; the protein is encoded by the coding sequence ATGATTAAGGTTGTGAAGTTTGGCGGCTCGTCGGTGGCGAGCGCTAAACAGTTCGAAAAGATCAAGGGCATTATTGAGGCTGACCCGACTCGTCAGCTAATTGTTTCTTCTGCTTGCGGTAAGACGGCGAAGGAAGATCATAAGGTTACCGACTTGCTTTATTTGACCCATGCTCACTTGCAGTATGGGGTGCCGGCTGATCATATTTTTGATCAGATTGTGGCTAAGTATGAGCGGATTAAGACTAACCTTGGTTTGGATTTGGACTTAACCGATCAGTTTGCGCAAATCCAAGCACAGATGGCTGCTGGTTGCACGGTGGATTACTTGGTTTCTCGTGGCGAATACTTGACTTCAATGCTTTTGGCCGAGTATTTGGGGGCCGAGTTCGTGGACGCCCGCGAGGTCATCGCTTTTGATTATTCCGGCGAAGTGAATATGGAAAAGTCAGCCACCCAGTTTGCTGCTCGCGTGCCAAAGGGTAAGCGCGTGGTTATCCCTGGTTTCTATGGGGCTTTGCCAAACGGTTCGATTCGCATTATGACTCGTGGCGGTTCGGATGTTTCGGGCGCTATTTTAGCGGCACTTTCCGGCGCTGATGTGTATGAAAACTGGACTGATGTTTCGGGTATTTTGGTCACCGATCCTCGGATTGTAGATAATCCAAAGCGAGTCGATTACATTACGTACGCAGAACTTCGCGAGCTCTCTTACATGGGCGCCAACGTTTTGCACGATGAGACAATCTTGCCTTTGGCTGACCAGCAGATTCCGATCAATATTCGTAACACTAATGATCCGGACAATCCGGGCACCATGATTATGAAGGATTGCTCGGAGCAGGATGAGAAGAACGCCCCAGACTACATCACTGGTATTAGCGGTAAGAAGGGTTTCTCACTGATTACCTGCGCCAAGGTGCACATGTCTAGTGAGGTTGGTGCCGTTCGTAAGGTGCTGACTGTTTTTGAACGCTACGGGGTGTCCATTGAGCTGGTTCCTGCGGGCGTTGACAATATCACCGTGGTGGTTGAGACCAAGCAGATCGAGGACCATCGTTACGAGATCATTGCCGAACTGAAGGAAGAACTGCGCCTCGACAGTATTCGCGTAATGGACAACGTGGCACTGATTGCTATTGTTGGTCGCGGCATGAGCCAAAAGCCAGGTATTTCTGGCAAGTTCTTTGCCGAGTTCGGTGCCCACGACATTAACATTCGCATTATTAACCAGTCTGCGGATGAAGTCGACATTATTGTCGGGGTGGATAACACCGATTTCGAAAAGGCCATCAGCTGCATTTACGATCGTTTCGTTCTACGCGCTGACGATTAA
- a CDS encoding flp pilus-assembly TadE/G-like family protein: MSGTMRAVGLLGTGVVLTAGILAVGQVAWMTQRAQQAADLTAISVSELGAKNLLKTDYEPCLLAKEIALANGAQLVACQSEKQIPVGHEDAQVLRFLRQTVTKAQIKVEIERTIPWLGTFRRVAQAKAITELGE, translated from the coding sequence ATGTCTGGAACAATGCGGGCGGTTGGTCTCTTGGGAACAGGAGTCGTATTAACTGCTGGAATATTGGCGGTAGGACAAGTTGCTTGGATGACTCAGAGAGCACAACAAGCGGCAGACTTAACAGCCATTAGCGTTAGTGAACTAGGTGCTAAGAATCTTTTGAAAACAGATTACGAACCTTGTTTGCTGGCCAAAGAAATAGCCCTAGCTAACGGCGCTCAGCTAGTTGCTTGTCAAAGTGAGAAGCAAATCCCCGTAGGGCATGAAGACGCTCAGGTTTTACGGTTTTTGCGGCAAACGGTCACTAAAGCACAAATTAAGGTTGAAATTGAGCGGACGATCCCTTGGCTGGGGACTTTTCGACGAGTTGCTCAGGCAAAAGCAATTACTGAATTGGGAGAGTAA
- a CDS encoding ACT domain-containing protein produces the protein MNSEYLIVHHSLLPEFCHKIVEINQKLHSGEFENISAATKATGISRSTYYKYKDRIFTPAKGQTERKAALSLNVRHQPGNLSRVLNLLGEHQISVLTISQSLPIAEVAAVLMTVDVSSADAPLETVLADLAQQPGVHQPQLLSVE, from the coding sequence ATGAACAGTGAATACCTGATTGTCCACCACTCCCTGCTGCCCGAGTTCTGCCACAAAATCGTGGAAATCAACCAAAAACTGCACTCGGGCGAGTTCGAAAATATTAGCGCTGCCACCAAAGCGACCGGCATTTCCCGCTCCACCTACTACAAGTACAAGGACCGTATTTTCACCCCCGCCAAAGGGCAGACCGAACGCAAAGCTGCACTTTCGCTCAATGTGCGCCACCAGCCCGGCAACCTCTCGAGAGTGCTCAACCTATTAGGGGAACACCAGATTAGTGTGCTCACCATCAGCCAATCCCTGCCGATTGCCGAGGTCGCCGCGGTACTCATGACCGTTGACGTTAGTAGTGCCGACGCCCCACTCGAAACTGTGCTGGCCGACCTGGCACAGCAACCCGGGGTGCACCAGCCGCAACTACTGTCAGTGGAATAA
- the thrB gene encoding homoserine kinase, which produces MLRIKVPATSANLGPGFDTLGLALACYNTFDVALSNELELTGIPCEFSGPDNLFAQAYAATRELIPAEKRPRQASVKAHFQADIPISRGLGSSAALLVGGAVAANELAGSPLSDDDIFQICTRFEGHPDNVAPAVFGGMTASFVAEDGVAITSQIPMSDQLYFTAFIPDFAVPTAQARAVMPRQLPVQDAVFSMSRAISLIAALGPGGLPAEPTQAAQRLRELTKDKIHQPYRQRLIPDWPELLKRVHQAGGALAVSGSGSTCLGISVGQPLGPQVDLAGLEANWRALDLPLHLGGPIVEDLAGENEAK; this is translated from the coding sequence ATGCTGCGCATTAAAGTTCCCGCCACATCAGCGAACCTCGGCCCCGGTTTTGACACTCTGGGTCTGGCCCTCGCCTGCTACAACACTTTCGACGTTGCCCTTTCTAACGAGCTGGAACTGACCGGAATCCCCTGCGAGTTTTCCGGGCCCGACAACCTTTTCGCCCAAGCCTACGCGGCCACCCGCGAACTGATCCCCGCAGAGAAGCGCCCCCGGCAGGCCAGCGTTAAAGCCCACTTCCAGGCCGATATCCCTATTTCGCGAGGGCTTGGCTCTTCGGCCGCCCTGCTAGTTGGGGGAGCCGTGGCCGCCAATGAACTTGCCGGTTCGCCCCTCAGCGACGATGACATTTTCCAAATCTGCACCCGCTTCGAAGGCCACCCCGACAATGTGGCTCCAGCCGTTTTCGGGGGCATGACTGCCAGTTTTGTGGCCGAGGACGGGGTCGCCATTACCAGCCAAATCCCCATGTCGGACCAGTTGTACTTCACCGCTTTCATCCCCGATTTTGCGGTCCCGACCGCGCAGGCACGCGCTGTCATGCCGCGACAACTCCCCGTCCAAGATGCGGTCTTTTCCATGTCGCGGGCTATCTCACTGATTGCCGCCCTCGGCCCGGGCGGGCTACCCGCCGAACCCACCCAAGCGGCACAACGTCTACGTGAACTAACCAAGGACAAGATTCACCAGCCATACCGTCAGCGGCTCATCCCAGACTGGCCCGAACTACTCAAGCGCGTCCACCAAGCCGGTGGGGCCTTGGCTGTATCTGGTTCGGGCTCGACCTGCCTGGGTATTAGTGTCGGTCAGCCCCTCGGCCCACAAGTCGACCTTGCGGGACTGGAAGCCAACTGGCGCGCCCTCGATCTGCCTCTCCACCTTGGCGGGCCGATCGTAGAAGACCTAGCCGGTGAAAACGAGGCGAAGTAA
- a CDS encoding uracil-xanthine permease family protein has protein sequence MSTPFKWNLHGDGKSIEPGAVVLPSERLSWPRTIGIGAQHVIAMFGATFLVPLLTGFDPSTTLFFTGIGTLLFLAITAGRLPSYLGSSFALIAPIGAVTGYVAGGGAPIDPAKQSLAQGGIVAVGLTLAIIGLIVHFAGTKWIDILMPPVVTGAIVSLIGFNLAPAAWNNVKQAPLTATVTIVSILLITVLFKGIIGRLSILFGVLIGYVVAVISGEVSFEAIENASWVGAPSFQAPTFDPTLLGLFVPVVLVLVAENVGHVKSVAAMTGENLDDVTGRALFADGISTVFAGSGGGSGTTTYAENIGVMAATRVYSTAAYVVAALFALGLSMLPKFGAVINTIPAGVLGGAATVLYGMIGMLGVRIWVQNRVDFADPVNLNTAAVAMVIAIANFTANLGGATFEGIALGSGAAIVIYHLMRGISKWRGTNLEAASPASAPAGADLESPSYRSRHREK, from the coding sequence ATGAGCACCCCCTTTAAATGGAATCTACACGGCGACGGCAAGTCGATTGAGCCGGGCGCTGTAGTTCTTCCCAGTGAACGTTTGAGCTGGCCACGCACCATCGGCATCGGTGCCCAGCACGTAATCGCCATGTTCGGCGCTACGTTCCTCGTTCCACTTTTGACTGGTTTCGACCCGTCCACCACCCTTTTCTTCACCGGCATTGGCACCCTTTTGTTCTTGGCTATCACCGCCGGTCGTCTTCCTTCCTACCTTGGTTCCTCCTTCGCCTTGATTGCCCCAATCGGCGCTGTCACCGGCTACGTTGCTGGTGGGGGCGCCCCGATCGATCCAGCCAAGCAGTCGCTCGCCCAGGGTGGCATCGTGGCCGTTGGTTTGACCCTAGCCATCATTGGTCTGATTGTGCATTTTGCTGGCACCAAGTGGATCGACATTCTCATGCCGCCAGTAGTAACCGGTGCGATTGTTTCCTTGATTGGTTTCAACCTAGCCCCAGCCGCTTGGAACAACGTCAAGCAGGCTCCGCTAACCGCCACCGTAACTATCGTGTCCATTCTGCTAATCACCGTGCTCTTTAAGGGCATCATTGGCCGCCTCTCCATCCTCTTTGGTGTGTTGATTGGCTACGTGGTGGCGGTCATTTCGGGGGAAGTTTCTTTCGAAGCGATTGAAAATGCCTCTTGGGTGGGGGCCCCATCGTTCCAGGCACCAACTTTCGACCCCACCTTGCTGGGTTTGTTCGTGCCGGTAGTTTTGGTACTAGTGGCCGAAAACGTGGGTCACGTAAAGTCTGTGGCCGCCATGACCGGGGAAAACCTTGACGACGTTACCGGTCGTGCCCTCTTTGCCGACGGTATCTCCACCGTATTCGCCGGTTCCGGCGGTGGTTCTGGTACCACCACTTACGCCGAAAACATTGGCGTTATGGCCGCAACCCGCGTTTACTCCACCGCCGCTTATGTGGTTGCCGCCCTCTTCGCCCTCGGCCTGTCCATGCTGCCGAAGTTCGGTGCGGTCATCAACACCATCCCAGCCGGCGTACTTGGTGGGGCTGCTACCGTCCTCTACGGCATGATCGGCATGCTCGGGGTGCGTATTTGGGTACAGAACCGCGTTGACTTCGCTGACCCGGTAAACCTCAACACCGCCGCAGTTGCCATGGTCATCGCCATTGCTAACTTCACCGCCAATCTCGGTGGCGCCACCTTCGAAGGGATCGCCCTTGGTTCGGGTGCCGCCATCGTCATCTACCACCTGATGCGTGGCATCTCCAAGTGGCGCGGCACCAACCTCGAAGCTGCTTCGCCGGCCTCGGCCCCAGCTGGTGCCGACCTCGAATCGCCCTCGTACCGTAGCCGTCACCGCGAAAAGTGA
- a CDS encoding DEAD/DEAH box helicase, with translation MDPALESLKARGQKDGRLVKVQTIPARTASYAPWPNWVAPEVIATANAQGIDELWEHQLACAQSAHEGTHTVLATGTGSGKSWAAWLPILSDLAIDATSATTRISQLGRRPTALYLCPTKALAADQLQTLQKLIHSTQPPLPVQAFTADGDTASELKRLARGSADIIISNPDYIHHVMAPGHAQWTRFLRSLKYLIIDEIHAQRGVAGAHTALVIRRLLRLARHYGANPTVIGLSATLAEPAACLAQILGCENDEVKAITEDASPAAAKELWYWQPALRDPLAQLSDTANSAEENTLEEAAELVAGLHHERRSVSTETAHLLAYLANQQIRTLAFVRSRYGAEQVAQIAQKLLTVEKLSTKTGNFGVKHQIAAYRGGYLPDERRALEKALREGELVGLATTNALELGIDIAGLEVAITAGWPGSIASIWQQAGRSGRAGKAGVAIFVASENPLDDYLIHHPEMLADPPEHSVFDTSNPFVLGPHLCAAAAELPLGPADWKLFDLTVSSEGAQSVQDTATDSQLVPGPIATLAANRLLVKRPGGWFWNATLPRSAHDLADLRGTGGDPIQVVRRDSGEVIGTVDAASAHNLVHPGAIYIHQGQLYTVTQLDDLTATVIDYRGDLRTRPTEQLTVQITSPGPAFAQPESGIVWQHGNTNVITQITDYDVLRQPGMHFVTNRNLDLPPRTLQTKSTWITFTMRDIDRIGIAEGDLPGALHGAEHALIGMLPLLATCDRSDLGGLSTVLHPQTGTATIFVHDAVPGGAGFSYHGFQNAAEWVELTYQQLKKCPCQSGCPRCVQSPKCGNGNEPLNKTGALKLLAALRTP, from the coding sequence ATGGATCCAGCCCTTGAAAGCTTAAAAGCTAGGGGGCAAAAGGATGGACGGCTAGTAAAAGTCCAGACAATTCCTGCCCGTACGGCCAGCTATGCCCCTTGGCCGAACTGGGTAGCTCCAGAAGTAATCGCTACCGCCAATGCCCAAGGAATCGATGAGCTTTGGGAACACCAACTAGCCTGTGCCCAAAGTGCCCACGAGGGCACCCACACCGTGTTAGCTACCGGGACTGGTTCAGGTAAATCTTGGGCAGCTTGGTTGCCAATTCTTTCGGATCTAGCTATTGACGCAACTAGTGCGACTACTCGTATTTCACAGCTAGGTCGTAGACCAACCGCGCTATACCTTTGCCCCACCAAGGCTCTAGCTGCGGATCAGTTGCAAACTTTGCAAAAGCTGATACACAGTACCCAGCCACCACTGCCCGTACAAGCCTTCACTGCCGACGGGGATACTGCCAGTGAACTAAAACGACTGGCTCGGGGTAGTGCAGACATTATCATTTCGAATCCAGACTATATCCACCACGTGATGGCACCGGGCCACGCCCAATGGACTCGCTTCCTCCGCTCGCTCAAATACCTCATCATTGATGAGATTCACGCCCAAAGGGGAGTGGCCGGAGCCCATACCGCCCTCGTTATTCGTAGACTTCTCAGACTGGCTAGGCACTACGGGGCGAACCCCACAGTAATTGGGCTATCTGCTACCTTGGCAGAACCGGCAGCCTGCCTCGCCCAAATCTTGGGGTGCGAAAATGACGAAGTTAAGGCCATCACCGAAGATGCTTCCCCGGCAGCCGCCAAAGAACTCTGGTACTGGCAACCAGCCCTCAGAGACCCGCTGGCACAACTAAGCGACACTGCAAACAGCGCAGAGGAAAATACTCTCGAGGAAGCCGCCGAACTAGTAGCAGGCCTGCATCACGAACGGCGTTCAGTTAGTACCGAAACTGCGCATCTTTTAGCTTACCTTGCCAACCAGCAAATCCGGACGCTGGCTTTCGTCCGATCCCGTTATGGAGCTGAACAAGTCGCCCAAATCGCCCAAAAGCTACTCACAGTTGAAAAACTCAGCACCAAAACTGGAAACTTTGGGGTAAAACATCAGATTGCCGCCTACCGCGGTGGCTACCTGCCTGATGAACGCCGAGCCCTTGAAAAAGCCCTCAGAGAAGGCGAACTAGTCGGTCTGGCCACCACCAATGCGCTCGAACTAGGGATCGATATTGCTGGGCTCGAAGTTGCCATCACTGCCGGCTGGCCCGGCTCAATCGCTTCCATCTGGCAACAGGCAGGCCGCTCCGGACGTGCTGGAAAAGCTGGGGTAGCCATTTTCGTGGCCTCCGAAAATCCACTCGATGACTATTTGATTCACCATCCAGAAATGCTGGCTGACCCACCTGAACACTCGGTATTCGATACCTCTAACCCCTTTGTGTTGGGTCCGCATCTATGTGCTGCCGCCGCCGAGCTACCCCTGGGGCCAGCAGACTGGAAACTTTTCGACCTAACCGTGTCAAGCGAAGGGGCTCAAAGCGTTCAAGACACCGCTACAGATTCGCAGCTAGTGCCCGGCCCAATCGCCACCCTAGCCGCCAATCGTCTCCTAGTGAAACGCCCTGGCGGCTGGTTCTGGAACGCCACCCTACCTCGCTCTGCCCACGACCTAGCGGACTTGCGGGGCACCGGCGGAGATCCCATCCAAGTAGTGCGCCGAGACAGCGGGGAAGTGATCGGTACCGTAGATGCGGCCTCGGCCCATAACCTAGTGCACCCCGGAGCCATCTACATTCACCAAGGCCAGCTATACACTGTCACCCAGCTTGATGACCTGACTGCTACCGTGATTGATTACCGAGGCGATCTGCGTACTCGCCCCACCGAACAACTTACTGTCCAAATCACCAGTCCGGGCCCTGCCTTCGCCCAGCCAGAAAGCGGAATTGTTTGGCAACACGGCAACACCAATGTCATCACTCAAATCACCGACTATGACGTGCTGCGTCAGCCGGGAATGCACTTTGTGACCAACCGGAATCTTGACCTGCCTCCGCGCACTCTACAAACCAAATCCACTTGGATCACCTTCACCATGCGCGACATCGATCGGATTGGGATTGCCGAGGGCGACCTCCCCGGCGCCCTCCACGGGGCCGAGCACGCGCTGATTGGCATGCTGCCACTGTTGGCCACCTGTGACCGCTCCGACCTCGGCGGATTATCCACTGTCCTACACCCGCAAACCGGCACCGCCACCATTTTTGTCCACGATGCCGTGCCTGGGGGAGCTGGGTTTAGCTACCATGGTTTCCAAAATGCGGCCGAATGGGTTGAACTGACCTATCAACAACTCAAAAAGTGCCCTTGCCAAAGCGGTTGTCCGCGCTGCGTGCAATCACCAAAGTGTGGAAACGGCAACGAGCCGCTCAACAAGACAGGGGCGCTAAAACTACTAGCCGCCCTCAGAACCCCTTAG